In Primulina eburnea isolate SZY01 chromosome 3, ASM2296580v1, whole genome shotgun sequence, one DNA window encodes the following:
- the LOC140828401 gene encoding uncharacterized protein — translation MMSIFYQEEETSNPSNKCKCIASALKDAFAKCHSSRGKLSVSSFETDRTTGDFDEEDEVFVSAIISKYMESKCKRKSAVGLDNIYWAVSPRTLQIHGNNNGGVGGGEDTVDEFYSIESRLSPCSSATSFETFVSVRKWLSRSSSLNQTNLCDFGDRSMIMEFCHYEGWPFGLCRKAMLLPPLPKSPADSWSWRKSGRTVRIHGCV, via the exons ATGATGAGCATATTTTATCAAGAGGAAGAGACTTCAAATCCCTCCAACAAATGTAAATGCATTGCTTCTGCACTCAAGGATGCATTTGCCAAATGCCATTCTTCTCGAGGGAAGCTCTCTGTTTCGAGCTTCGAAACAGACCGAACGACTGGTGATTTCGATGAAGAAGATGAA GTATTTGTTTCAGCGATCATAAGTAAATACATGGAGTCAAAATGCAAGAGAAAGTCTGCAGTTGGATTGGACAACATTTACTGGGCTGTGTCCCCAAGAACACTGCAGATACATGGCAATAACAACGGTGGTGTTGGCGGTGGTGAAGACACGGTTGACGAATTTTACTCGATCGAAAGTAGGCTATCCCCGTGTTCAAGTGCGACAAGCTTTGAGACCTTTGTTTCTGTCAGGAAATGGCTTTCAAGAAGCTCTAGTTTAAATCAGACCAATTTATGTGATTTTGGTGACAGGTCCATGATTATGGAGTTTTGTCACTACGAGGGTTGGCCGTTTGGACTTTGCCGGAAAGCAATGTTGCTACCTCCACTGCCAAAATCTCCGGCAGATTCTTGGTCGTGGAGGAAGAGTGGAAGAACTGTGAGGATACATGGATGTGTTTAG
- the LOC140827252 gene encoding succinate dehydrogenase subunit 5, mitochondrial: protein MVKAMMLRSLCRTISRRSQAFSSSAAVENHIRHLHFSSSSFPASSPKTLPFDFLRPFAFRFGGIRYFSEHATDIPVIEDSDIKCAFKDLMATDWDELPPAVVEDVQRALSKNTEDKASQEFLKNVFRSAEAVEEFTGIVMSLKMEMDDIIGTSGENVKPLPEEHAKAMQILFDRYTAYLASFEPEENYLKKKVETELGTKMIYLKMRCSGLDADWGKVTVLGTSGISGSYIEHRA from the exons ATGGTGAAAGCGATGATGCTAAGATCGCTTTGTCGTACAATTTCCCGCAGATCTCAAGCTTTCTCCTCCTCCGCCGCCGTCGAAAACCATATCCGCCACCTCCATTTCTCTTCTTCTTCGTTCCCGGCCTCTTCTCCCAAAACCCTCCCTTTCG ATTTCTTGCGGCCATTTGCTTTTCGCTTTGGGGGTATACGTTATTTTAGTGAACATGCTACTGATATACCAGTTATAGAAGACTCTGATATCAAATGTGCATTCAAAGACTTAATGGCAACGGACTGGGATGAGCTTCCTCCTGCAGTGGTTGAGGATGTACAGAGGGCGTTGTCAAAGAATACCGAGGATAAGGCTTCCCAAGAGTTTCTAAAAAATGTTTTCCGATCTGCTGAGGCAGTTGAGGAGTTTACTGGAATTGTCATGTCACTGAAAATGGAAATGGATGACATAATTGGTACGAGTGGCGAG AATGTGAAACCCCTGCCAGAAGAACATGCAAAGGCAATGCAAATACTTTTTGATAGATATACTGCATATTTAGCCTCGTTTGAACCAGAGGAGAACTATTTGAAGAAGAAAGTTGAGACCGAGTTGGGAACAAAGATGATATACTTGAAAATGAGGTGCAGCGGTCTTGATGCTGACTGGGGAAAG GTTACCGTACTCGGGACTTCGGGAATCTCGGGATCTTATATAGAGCACAGAGCATAA